DNA from Prosthecochloris marina:
TTCAAAACCCAGCACACTTACAGGCTGAGAAGGTCCGGCCTCCCTGATCCTTTTGCCCCGTTCGTCCATAAGCGCACGTACTCGCCCCATTGTATGACCAGCAACAAACGGATCCCCGACTTTCAAAAAGCCACGCTGCACCAGAACTGTCGAAACGACCCCTTTTCCCTTGTCGAGTTCAGCTTCAACGATGATTCCCCTGGCAGGAACCTCCCTTGAAAAGTTTGCTTTCAGCTCCCTGATTTCGGCCTCTGTCAGCACTTTTTCCATGAGTTCATCAATACCGGTACCCTGTTTGGCCGAGATTTCCTGGCACTGATATTCGCCACCCCAGTCCTCCACCAATACTCCGGCTTCTGAAAGTTGTGTTTTTATTTTTTCGGGATTCGCTTCCGGCTTGTCAATCTTGTTTATGGCAACGACAATCGGTACTTCTGCAGCTTTCGAGTGATTAATCGCTTCTATTGTTTGCGGCATCACGCTGTCATCCGCCGAGACAACAAGAATAACGATATCCGTCACCTGCGCCCCCCTGGCACGCATCGCTGTAAACGCTTCGTGACCCGGTGTATCAAGAAAGGTTATTTTACGATCCCCATCAAGAGACACTTCATATGCGCCGATATGCTGCGTAATACCACCCGACTCTCCCGCGACGACATTGCTGCTTCGAATATAATCCAGGAGAGAAGTCTTGCCGTGATCCACATGACCCATGATCGTAACGACCGGAGGCCTTATGACAAGATCCTCTTCATTGTCTTCCAACTCGACGACCTCGGTTGCTTCAACCTCTGAAACAAACTCGGCTTCAAACCCGAATTCGAGAGAAACAAGCTCAATGGTCTCCTTATCAAGCCGCTGGTTGATGGTCACGAATTTTCCCATCGTAAAGCAATGCTGAATAATCTCCTTCGGAGTAACCCCCATAAGGTCAGCAAGCTCATGGGCAGTGGCAAACTCCGTGACTCTTATAATGCTACGCTGAGCCTCTTTGATCGCGTCGGCCGCTTCCTGTTCCTTTTCACGCTCAATCTTCCGCATCTTGCGGAACTTTTGCCTTGAAGCCCCACCACCACCGCTCTCATCCATACCGGAGATGGTACTGCGAATGTTCTTTTCGATTGTCTTTTCGTCGACCTCGGGTTTCTTTTTCTTCTTACCCTTTTTTCGCTTCGACGGAGTCACACCCTCTGTTGTTTTCTCACTTCCCTCGGAATCCTTCTTCACTACTTTCTTGTCAGAAGCAGCAGCTTTCTCGGTAACCTCTTCACCTTTGGCAGAAATATCAAACTCATCTTTCAGCTCATCGGCCTGCTCTTTAAATCTCTTTTTACGTTTTTTCTTTCCTTTTTTATCCGCATCACCACCTATCCCAGGCCCATTCTGAACATCGATCGTGCCAAAAACAGTGAGTCCTCCGATATTCTGAGGACTTTCAAAGGTGATTTGCCCCTCTGCCTCTTTTTCCTCATCAACCGGAGAGGCTTTGTCCAAGACCTCGACAGGTTCCTCTTCTACTACAGGCACAGTCTTTTCTTCAGCTTTAAGCACCGCCTCCGGAACCGTCAATTCTTCGACCACCTCTTTTTCCAGAACCTGCTCTTTCTCAGGAGTTTCGGGTTGAGCCTCTGTTTTCGGTGATGTTCCAACCCTTTCAGGGCGACCACTGATAATATCTTTCAGTTGCTGTTCCTTCTCATAGGTTTTTCTCGACTGCTCTTCAAGACGAGAGAGTCGCAGCTGCTTCTCCTCTCGAATTTTGCGTGTTTCATCGACAAGTTTTTTCTCATCACTGAACTGGTTCAGGATCAAGTCTCGCATCGGCTCTTTAACCATGGAAGATGTTGAGGCGACCTTTCCCCCAGCCTCCTTAACAAAATGCAGCACCTCCTGTGGGCTAACTTGTAGCTCTCTTGCAATGTCACTTATCCGATATTTCATCTCCTTTCCCTCAGGGGACATACAACCTCCTCTGGATTTAGTAACCGATTACCCTATTTGTGTATCAGTTGTTCTGATCATCATCGCCGACACCTGCCACATCATCATCTTGTTCTCGTCTATCGTCCTCATCAACAATATCCTGCAGGTCCGCCTCATTAAACTGATCTTTTACCGTTTTGTAAATGTTTTCCGCTATCTTTTTCCAGTAACGCCGTTCATCTTCGCTGATCTTTCTTTCTTTTTGCTTGACTGACGCCCTCCTGCCCCTGCTGAATATAGCCGACTCCTCGCTTTTCGACGGACCGATCAGAGCCTCCTCAATGACATCGATATCAACCTGAAGAACTTTTTTTGCCGTATCAAGCCCACTATCGAGAAGCTGGTAAATCATGTCATCACCGAATTCCTCACGAAACTCGATGATATCGATATCGTTGGGATCCTCCATCGATTTGTCGATGACATCCCTGTATACATCGATCTCGTAACCTGTAAGCCGTTCAGCCAAATGAATATTGTTACCATTCTTTCCAATGGCGTATTTTATCTGTTCAGGCTTGAGCATCACCCGGGCTTTTCGGGTTTTCATATCGGCATGCACCGTCATAGGATCTATTTTTGCCGGCTGAAGCGCTCGTGCAATAAATATCTGAGGATCATCGGTATAATAAATAACATCGATATTTTCATTGTTCAGCTCCTTGACGATACTCTGAATGCGCTTCCCCCTGTACCCTACACTTGCCCCAACAGGATCGATTCGTGAACTTGTCGACTCAACAGCAACTTTTGCCCGCTCACCGGGTACCCTGGCGATTCCCTTGATAACAATAAGACCATCCAGAATCTCCGGAACCTCGCTTTCAAAAAGCTTGTAGAGAAAACGATCGTCAATCCTCGAGACAATGACCTTCATCGCGCCATCCGGCTTCTCTTTCTCGACAATCGTCCCGTCATCCTGCCTGACCTTCACTTTTTCCCTCTCTATACGCTTCACATACAACTTCATCCTCGGGGTTCGCCTGGGATTATCCTTCTTCATCATTTCTGATTTTGGCAGAATCAGCTCAACCCGATGATCTTTGGACGTATTGTATGTAAAAACAACTTCGCTGGGTCGCACCTGGTACACCTCCCCGGCAACAACTTCCCCTACTTTCTCGAGACACTCCTCATAGACTACCTGCCGTTCCAGATCACGCACTTTCTTTTGAACCGACTGTTTGATAATCTGTATCGACTTACGAGTCAAATAATCCTCGAGCTTTATAGGTCCTTCTTCATAGTAATCTCCCAGTTCGAGAGACTCATCAATATTACTCACCTCTTCCAAGCTGATTTCAATAGTAGGCAGATCCACTTCGTCAACTATTGTTTTAAGAATGTAAACCTCAAAATCACCTCGTTCAGGGTTGATAAATATATTGGCTTCTACTTCGGGATCGTAGTCTTTACGCAACTGTTTCTGAATAATATCTTTCAGAAGATCCGCGATATCCATCTTTACAGCGGCACTTTCAGTACGCTTGTCCAGAAAGATCTTCGACTGCTCGATTTCCCCAAAAGCGTTTGCGATAAGCTCTTTCCTATCTTGCTTTTCAGCCTTGATCTGCTTTCTTGCCATTTCTTTGTAATTCCTTTATTTTAAAGAAAATACGATTCTCTTAACATTCATTTTTAGAACTCGACTTCCACGACTGCTCTCTTGATACAACTGAGCTCCAAGCGTACCGGTTCAGAGTGTACACCCTTCTTGCCTTTCCTCTCTATAATCGGCTCAAGAACGATGAATGGCGCGGCAACTCCGAGGACCTCGGCCGTGAGAAGCCTTCCGACAGCTTCATGCATTACATTGTCTTGATCCGTGTACTGTAAACGCAAAAGGTGCCCTGTGTGACGGATGTACTGGCGCACATTCATTATCGGCTCTCCGATACCGGGAGACGAAACGGTCAGTTCATAATCATCCCCGACCAGACTTTTCACGTCTTCACTCTCTTCAAAAACATCTATCAAACAACGGTTGACCAACAAGCACGTGGCTATCGAAATACCCGTATCAGTATCAACAAGCACTTCAACCTTGCTTATCCGGGCAGTACCTTTCACACGAACATCAACAAGAAAAACACTCTCCTTCCCGCATGCTACCAGCGCACCGCAAATAAACGACGCCAATCTCTCTTTTACCACATCAACAACCTTACGTTTGTATCAGAAAAACAAAAAAGTGGGGGCGACCCACTTTCAAAAAAATCTTATCCTTTCCCTCGCGTGTTATGCAATGTATAAAAAAGGGTAAAATTGTTCAAATGAAACAGGAAATACTCTTTTCTTTATAAAAGAAGCTCATTTGTCTTTCATCGTTGTCTCGATCACCTCGAAATCCGCATCCTCCGCAGCTCCGGAAACGGAGGCTCCATCCCTGCTATTTCGATACAGTGACTGGAAAGGCCATTGCTGCCTTATAAAACGCTGCGCAAAAAAGCGTATCAATGCTCTAATCAGCAGCACAAAAACAATGATGAGCAGAACAAGTCTTAAAAGAAACAACATCTTTAAAATTCATTTAACGATACAAACCACTCGCGCCACCTTGCCATGAACACACATCCATTTTGCAACGACAAAAACAAACTATCCGGGAGTATTGTTCCCCAATTCGTTCCCGTTGAGAAGCAGAGTGCGAAATTCAGCTTCATCGACATGATACCTGAAAACTTCGACGCCGTTGATGAGGACAACAGGTATATGCAAACCATGCTTCTGCATCAAACCGGGAGAATG
Protein-coding regions in this window:
- the nusA gene encoding transcription termination factor NusA, with the translated sequence MARKQIKAEKQDRKELIANAFGEIEQSKIFLDKRTESAAVKMDIADLLKDIIQKQLRKDYDPEVEANIFINPERGDFEVYILKTIVDEVDLPTIEISLEEVSNIDESLELGDYYEEGPIKLEDYLTRKSIQIIKQSVQKKVRDLERQVVYEECLEKVGEVVAGEVYQVRPSEVVFTYNTSKDHRVELILPKSEMMKKDNPRRTPRMKLYVKRIEREKVKVRQDDGTIVEKEKPDGAMKVIVSRIDDRFLYKLFESEVPEILDGLIVIKGIARVPGERAKVAVESTSSRIDPVGASVGYRGKRIQSIVKELNNENIDVIYYTDDPQIFIARALQPAKIDPMTVHADMKTRKARVMLKPEQIKYAIGKNGNNIHLAERLTGYEIDVYRDVIDKSMEDPNDIDIIEFREEFGDDMIYQLLDSGLDTAKKVLQVDIDVIEEALIGPSKSEESAIFSRGRRASVKQKERKISEDERRYWKKIAENIYKTVKDQFNEADLQDIVDEDDRREQDDDVAGVGDDDQNN
- a CDS encoding ribosome maturation factor RimP, whose protein sequence is MASFICGALVACGKESVFLVDVRVKGTARISKVEVLVDTDTGISIATCLLVNRCLIDVFEESEDVKSLVGDDYELTVSSPGIGEPIMNVRQYIRHTGHLLRLQYTDQDNVMHEAVGRLLTAEVLGVAAPFIVLEPIIERKGKKGVHSEPVRLELSCIKRAVVEVEF
- the infB gene encoding translation initiation factor IF-2; amino-acid sequence: MSPEGKEMKYRISDIARELQVSPQEVLHFVKEAGGKVASTSSMVKEPMRDLILNQFSDEKKLVDETRKIREEKQLRLSRLEEQSRKTYEKEQQLKDIISGRPERVGTSPKTEAQPETPEKEQVLEKEVVEELTVPEAVLKAEEKTVPVVEEEPVEVLDKASPVDEEKEAEGQITFESPQNIGGLTVFGTIDVQNGPGIGGDADKKGKKKRKKRFKEQADELKDEFDISAKGEEVTEKAAASDKKVVKKDSEGSEKTTEGVTPSKRKKGKKKKKPEVDEKTIEKNIRSTISGMDESGGGGASRQKFRKMRKIEREKEQEAADAIKEAQRSIIRVTEFATAHELADLMGVTPKEIIQHCFTMGKFVTINQRLDKETIELVSLEFGFEAEFVSEVEATEVVELEDNEEDLVIRPPVVTIMGHVDHGKTSLLDYIRSSNVVAGESGGITQHIGAYEVSLDGDRKITFLDTPGHEAFTAMRARGAQVTDIVILVVSADDSVMPQTIEAINHSKAAEVPIVVAINKIDKPEANPEKIKTQLSEAGVLVEDWGGEYQCQEISAKQGTGIDELMEKVLTEAEIRELKANFSREVPARGIIVEAELDKGKGVVSTVLVQRGFLKVGDPFVAGHTMGRVRALMDERGKRIREAGPSQPVSVLGFEDLPQSGDEFTVMLSDKEAREIAQKRQIIRREHEFRRSTRVKLDSIARQIKEGLMKELSVIIKADTDGSIQALADGLMKIQNEEVKVQIIHQGVGQITETDVLLAAASDAIIIGFRVRPNVNAKKLAEKEDLDVRFYSVIYHVIEDIEQALEGMLSPELHEESIGSLEIRQVFKVPKIGNVGGCYVLEGKVFRDSKVRLLREGVQIYDGELDSLKRFKDDVKEVDAGYECGLNLKGYSDIKVGDIIEAYRIVEKKRKL
- a CDS encoding glutaredoxin family protein gives rise to the protein MLQKNVSFYTKPGCLLCDEALLQVNKVRSEIPFHLEVIDISHSPGLMQKHGLHIPVVLINGVEVFRYHVDEAEFRTLLLNGNELGNNTPG